The nucleotide window ACTGCAGTCCGCCTTGGGGCTAGCGAACCCCGGATGCGCCTGCGCAGGAAGTCGAGGCTCAGCGTGCGGGTGGGGTACCCCTCGCGGGCAGGCACAGGAACAAGGTCGGAGGGCAGAGTCCGCGGAAGCGGCTCGGAGGCCAGGACGGCTGCCGACGTCTGGGTTGGCGAGGAGCTCTGGGGACCCGGCCCGGCCTGGTGCTCCCAGCCTCATCCAACGCGATCCTCACAGGAGATGACCCCCAACGAGGTGCCTGCACCTACGTTCGGGGCGGGCCGGCAGGTGTGTGGGAGAGCGAGGCCTATGCTTGGTGTGTGCGGCCCACTGATCTCCTCGCGGGTGGAAGGTGGAGGGCAAAGGCCTCCCTTCCAGAAAAACCCAGAGATTAATTGACAGAAAATCTGTTTGTAAAGACTTTGGCTTCTAAGCCATGATCCGAGCTAGATgaagcttatattttaaaaattttttttaaaaaaaggaatgttaaAACTTGGATGTTGTGCCGGAACATTGATATTAGGATCTTTAAGATCCTTCAAATTGCTTAGTAAATACAGTATAGTAAATTGAATGCATTTGTGGGACCAGCCAGACCACTAAGGGCACAAAAATCTGTTAAGAGTGGATGCAGGCTTGTTTTCAGAAGATCCTTTTCTGACACATCGAGGTACAAATGATCTCATTATAAGCTAGTTGTCTAGGACACCTACACGTTAGGCACCAAACTAGAGTCACTCAAAGTGAAAGGAGGTAAGATTTTTAATCATTAAGGTTCTAACACATAGTTGTCCTGTTTTTCTTCAGGTTTTCTATCAGAGGTACCACCATAATAATGCTGGTAAgtatgaaaagattaataaaatatttgttgacaaaCTAGCTTTTGCACATACAGCGTTGGTGGCGTTGGTGGTTTTTTTGGAAGCATAGTTGTAAAAATGTCAAGAACTCGGAAGAGTCAGAGATTTTATCCTGCTTGCGCGCTAACAACTTAGCCTGCGACAGTTTTGTAGAAGACATAGACCCCTAGAGCACAGATGAATTACTTATAGCGGTGGCAGAAGCCAGAATATTAGCACTGTTGCCCCACTTGCCACAGGGTGATGCAAAGAGGCAGAAGTCGCCTGCACTTGGAGTGTGTTGCATTACAGGACCGGAACCCTGAGCTTAGGGAACCATAATGTTTATTATAGTGAACATTAAGCATGCCTTtcagtatatatacatttttgacaGCACAGCCCAGAGCATAGAGTGCTGAATGCCTTGCTTGTAAGGCATCTAGAAACAGTAGAGACCCATAGAGAATTGCCTCCCAACAAAAATTCTCTGGAATTTTAACTCAATAGGTTACAGAAAGTATTGAATCATATAAAATTTAGTGTCAGTAATTTGCCTGTTTGACATGGTAGTCTGATATCATTTGACTTCCTACACCTGGTTCAACTaactcatggatatttatagcTAAGTCTATCTAGAGTTAGTTACTTATCTGCTGACCTCcactcttttgttgttgttgttgttatgaaaTTAAGGTATTATTTGCACTCTGATCTGAAACAGTTTAAATTATTCTGGGGACAAAATTATTACAAAACCAGTGTAGAAAAAGAATGCACTGAAGTTGAGGCACCCATGATCTTACCATTGTACACATAggcttttttaacttttttaaacaaaaatgggaCTAGACTACTGTATACACTGTTTAGTGACTTGTTTAATTTGAACTGAACATCTTAGCTTTTACTGGCTAAATAAATACTCCATTATCTGGCTATCATATCTTATTTAAGCAGTCCCCAATTCTCAGATATCTATGTAGTTTCCAGTTTTCATTATTGTTAAAGACACATAGGCTATTGTTAATCACTGGAAACATTGCAGATATACCAAATATATCCTGTTCATGCTTTTGGAGAGAATAATCAATAACTGCCTTTGGAATTTTAACATTGTATTCAAAATagattcatattcttttttttttaattttttaatgtttattatttttgagagacagacagaacacaagtggggaggggcagacagggagggagacacagaatctgaatcaggctccagggctcgaatccatgaaccttgagatcatgacctgaacaaagtcagatgcttaactgactgaaccacccaggagccccagaatagATTCACATTCTTAAAACTAAATTTTGGTGCACATCCTTAAGTTTTGGAGACATTTCTATTAAAGTATAGCACTAATCTTTGAAAGTTTATTGAAACAGAATGTGGTACTTGTCTATTAtttaacaagtaaaaagaaatgatgaaatctGGAAATCTCAGCATAATCAGCCTAACAATTGTGTTTATATCCACTGGATAAAAATCTATATTCACATAACAtttcctgttttatatttaaggtttttgtttaatcaaaattttgtttctcttatttctaaTAGGTGACTTTCTGATATAAGAGAAAACAGTATAGttagaaaacataaatttaaaaatacttaaatacttttattaattttaggagTTAAGAAGTCTCTGTTTTTTGCTCCAAACCAGAAGACTTTGTTCCCTGCATATAGAGTAGGGGTACTGTTGGTTAGAAACTGGCTGGTGTTTAAAACTGAAGATTGTCATGACTATTTAACCTAAGCTCTATTCTGAACTAAAATTAATTGTCTTGGAAATACTAAGTCAagcaagtatttttaataaaagtttatgtTGAGTGGTGACAAGAAACTAAtagaggggcccctggatggctcagtcagttaagtgtctgactttagctcaggtcatgatctcacagttcgtgggttcaagccctgtgtcaggccctgcactgacagtgcaaagcctgcttaggattctgtctctctctctctctctgcccttccctgacttgtgctttctctttctctcagaataaataaataaacttaaaaaaaaacaaaacaactaataGAAAAAGATCTGAAATTAAGAAAAGTACACCTTCAGGTAGAAATTAATAGTCAACAGCAGAACTATGTTAACTTCAAGTTTATGATATATCTTATTACTTTGAGGTTAATAGTTCAGGAATTTAGGTTACTTGTGGCTGATTAAATCTAGGCTTGAGACAGTTTTCAACCAATGAgttacatttgaatatttttaaaaattataaactcagAATGCTTGAAAagcatgtttatttaatttaaagtgtGCCTGGAGTGTAGTACTAATGTGTTTGTCCACTCTGCCTTATTGTTGATTATTATGTTTTGTGAGAGAGTGAATTCTGCACTTAAATCCCTGGCAGTCAATCAGAGATACCTGGATTAGATATTTAGAGATACAAGGATCCAGAGTATCAGAATATTATATACTGTCTAAATTTAAACACAACAGGAGATACCCTTCTAGGTTAGTTGTTCTCCAGATACCCTAAATTGAGAGACAGAATACTTACTCCTGTTTGAGCCAACAAGCTCTATTCTCAATTTTACCTACTAGATATCTATTGTTATAAGCCAGAGAATATATGTGGTTAAATGCcatgttttccattaaaaaaagatttttttttttttttagtttttatttattttgagagagaaagcaagcagggtcggggcagagagggaagggagagagacaatcccaagcaagctccacactgccagcacagagcctgatgcggggctcaaactcaccaaccataagatcatgacctgagcctaaatcaagaattagacacttaactgactgagccacccaggtgcccccatgttttCCGTTTCtaatttatctcttctttttcttattgctggggttcttcacttttctttttaggatttcttttttttttttttaattttttaaatttttacttatttttgagacagagagagacagaacaggggagggtgagagagagagggagacacagaatctgaagcaggctccaggctccgagctgtcagcacagagcccgacacgggtctcaaactcacaaaccttgagattgtgacctgagccgaagtcagacgcttaaccgactgagccacccaggtgcccctctttttaggATTTCTTGTTAAAACCTCAGAATGGTCATAGATGTGGTATTAGGGTTAGTGTGTACTTTGAGACTAATGAATGTTTTCATGTAATTAAGCATCTTTTTGTCAAAATGATCTgtctagtatttatttttaaactgattgATAagaggggtccctggctggctccgtcagaggagcatgtgactcttgatcttggggtcatgaggttgagccccatgttggatgtagagattacaaaaaataatctgaaaaattaaatttgaaaaattaaaaaacagtggggcctggttggctcagtcggttaagtgtccgacttttgctcaggtcatgatcttacagtcagTGATTTCgagtcccccactcacactctgtctctctctctctcaaaaacaaatgaacattaaaaaaaattttttaaaaaagaatttttttaatgtgtattaatttttgagagagagagagagacagagtgtaagcaggagaggggcagagagagagggagacaccaaatctgaagcaggctccaggctccgagctgtcagcacagagccccctgtggggctcgaactcatgacctgtgagatcacaacccaagccaaagtcggacgcgcaaccgactgagccacccatgtgccgcaacattaaaaaaattctttaaaaaatatttaaaatttgtaaaaataaactgATTATTTTTACATTAGAGTATGAACTAGAGTGTCAAGCAGACCTGAGTCCAAATTCCAGCTCTTCCACTTAACTAATACTTAACCAACTTAACTAACACTTAAGCTTCAGTTTATATGTCTCTAAGATGAAGTTAATTTCTACTTAATAGGGTGATGAAATTAAGTGAGATGATGAAATTGTGAAGTTCTTAGTCCAGGGCCTGGTGTATTgtggtatctttaaaaatattagttacactgaaaaatgtgttgttgttgttgtttacactAATTGTAGCTTCTCTTGGGTATTCTTTATAACTGtcttttttacataatttttatacaTACTGTCTGTTgaccagttttgtttttccttttctcttgagaTTTATAATTAATGACCTTCAGTGTCATTTAATGAAAACAGAGAATTAAGTAATTGTCATATCATAAGCAATGTGATTTTTCACATATACCCAGATTATTTGGTACTCTGGAACTAAACTATCTaaagacaatataaataaatgtgaaaattgtTAACAAAAGTTACTTCTAGTCTGGAAGAATGGAATTGACTCCCAAGTTTAAGTAATTTGTCTAGAATTCAAGTACAGCATCAAGCAACCATTTAGTTATAACACTGGCATTGATGACTTCAAGCTAAATATGGTTTTTAGgaaaattattcacatttttgcAAGATTTCATAGTAAGTTAAATTTGGTCAGAATTTTTGTCAGTATACAGAGAATTTATATTATACATGATGTGTTAATATGAGGATTACTGTAAATATTTCAAACTAATTTGTGATAATTTAAAGACAATAAGAGTGATTAGCctacttattttctgtcttaaaatttttctaaattagaCTGTAAGAgagtaattatttcatta belongs to Felis catus isolate Fca126 chromosome C1, F.catus_Fca126_mat1.0, whole genome shotgun sequence and includes:
- the PHOSPHO2 gene encoding pyridoxal phosphate phosphatase PHOSPHO2 isoform X3; amino-acid sequence: MRLRRKSRLSVRVGYPSRAGTGTRSEGRVRGSGSEARTAADVWVGEELWGPGPAWCSQPHPTRSSQEMTPNEVFYQRYHHNNAAL
- the PHOSPHO2 gene encoding pyridoxal phosphate phosphatase PHOSPHO2 isoform X2, translating into MRLRRKSRLSVRVGYPSRAGTGTRSEGRVRGSGSEARTAADVWVGEELWGPGPAWCSQPHPTRSSQEMTPNEVPAPTFGAGRQVFYQRYHHNNAAL